GGACGGATCGAAGCGCACGTTGAAGGATGCTGTTCCCTTCCGCGAGGTCTATATCCATGCGTTGGTGCGTGACGCCGAGCGACAGAAGATGTCGAAGACCAAAGGGAATGTAATCGACCCCATCGAGATCGTCACAAAGTATGGGACCGATGCAGTACGTTTCACACTCGCGAGCATGGCGTCTCCGGGGACCGACATTGCCTTCAACGAAGGCCGCACCGAAGGTTATCGAGCATTTGCTAACAAGATATGGAACGCGGCGCGGTTTCTCTTTATGCAGATCGATCGAGCCAAGGAAGCTGGCTATAAAGTCTCGATGCCGTCTGGCGGAGCGATTTCCGATCTACCTGCTGATACACCTCTTGAGACGCGATGGATCTTCGGCAGGCTGAACGCTGTCTGCGAAGAGATCGAACGTGCACTGGCGGATTATCGTTTTGATGAAGCAGCCGCCGCTGTCTATCAATTCTTCTGGGGTGAATTCTGCGACTGGTACCTGGAACTGGTGAAGCTCCGACTGGAGTTCGGCGAAGGTGCAGAACAGAATCCGACAACCGCGTTGACGCTGGCCTCACTAGTTGCCGTATTTGAGGCAGCACTTCGGCTCCTGAGTCCTTTCATGCCTTTCCTCACGGAAGAACTCTGGCATGCGTTGTATGAAGGCAACCCTCCGGCGAAGTCGATTGCGCTAACACGGTATCCACAAGCCAGCGATTACACTGCTGACGATGCTTCTGTCGCCGCAATGACCACTTTGCAGGAACTGATTACGACAGTGCGCGCTCTACGAAAAGAGCTTGGCGTTCCAGAGAAGGAATCAGCGCCCATCCAACTTCACGCGGAGAATCATGTCCGCGCTCTAGCCAATACCAATCGCGATATGCTGGCAAAGTTGGCGCGGGTCTCCGATGTTGGATTTGCAAATGATCCACTCTCTGGAAGCAACGCACGATCCACAGCGGGCTTCGATGTCACTGTAATCTACGAGCGACAGATCGATGTAGTTGCCGAGCGGGAGCGTTTGACGAAAGAACTGGGCAAGCTGGAAAAGGGACTTGCCGCAGCGGAGAGACAACTTGGCAATGAAGCCTTTATGGCCAAGGCCCCCGCGCATATTGTGGAAGGGCTACGAAAACAGGCAGCAGAGACAAAGATGCTGCACGAGAAGGCCACGGCCGCGTTAAATGCCCTACCGGTGGCATGACACGCCGCTCTAATTTTGGAGACTAGGATTACAGCATGGACTGGAAAAGCAAACGAATCCGAACCATTCTTGAAGCTGCGCTGGCCGAAGATAAAGTAGCCAACGACATTACGACGGCGCTGACCATCGATCCGAAACTGCGCGCTACAGGAACGATCCTCGCCAAGCAGGCGTGCGTCGTCTCCGGCCTGGGATGTATCCCGGTGATCCTGGATATCTACGGCAAGATGAGCAGCATCCCGGTAGGTCGGTTCGAGGTGGTCAGCCATCCCGAGATCTTCGACGGCGTTAAGGTCCGTGCGGGCCAGCCCCTGGCGGTGATCCGGCACAATGCTGCGGCACTGCTCTCAACCGAGCGCGTGATCCTGAACCTGATGCAACGCATGTGTGGCATTGCGACACTGACTCACGAATTCGTTACGGCTGTTGCGAAGACAAAAACCAAAGTGCTGGACACACGCAAGACCATTCCCGGCCTGCGAATCCTGGACAAATATGCCGTAAGCTGCGGCGGCGGCGTGAACCATCGTCTCGATCTTCAGGATGGAATCCTGATCAAGAACAACCACATCTCGCTTGGTGGCGGCCTGTCAACTGTGTTGGAGAAAGCCATGAGGGGCCATAAGCCTGGCCAGGTTGTTCAAGTCGAAGTTCGTAGCGAAACGGAGCTGGAACAAGCGATCGAGGGCGGCGCAGAGTCAATCCTTCTCGACAACATGACTCCCGCGCAAACCAAAAAAGCTGTGAAGAAAATTCGCGCTGCGCTTCCTGAGACGAAGATTGAATCTTCAGGAAGCATGAACCTGAAGACCGTGCGGAAGTATGCACTCGCAGGAGTGGACTTCATCTCGGTGGGAGCTCTGACGCACTCGGCGACTGCGGTAGACCTGAGCATGCGCATCACCGCGGATGTATTCTAGCCAGCATGTTCGATTTGGAAGAGGTTGAGACGGGCCTGACTGGAACGCGTTTTGCCGGACAGGTGAAGCACTTTCCTTCCGTAAGCTCGACCAACACCCTTGCATTGGAAGCAGCCCAGGCGGGAATCCGAACGGGCGTATGGTTTGCCGATGAGCAAACGGCCGGGCGGGGGCGTGGCGGCCATCATTGGCATTCTGTTGCGGGGGACGGCTTGTATATGAGCGCTCTGGTTGCGCCCGCGCTGCCGGTCTCCAAGGCACTTTGGATCTCGCTGGCTACCGGACTGGCTACACAACAAGCAATCCAAGAGGTCACGGGACTCCGCACAGATATTCGCTGGCCAAATGATCTTCTGGTGCATGAAAAAAAGTGCTGCGGCATTCTGGTTGAGACTACTGTCGCGCAAACCGAAGCAGAAGCGATGTTGCGCTACGCGGTGATTGGAATCGGCATCAATCTCAACCATGCTTCGTTCCCGGATGAGATCGCGCGGTACGCTACGTCATTGCGCATCGAAGGTGGAAAGCATGTCCGACGCGAGACTATCTTAGTCGCTCTGCTGCGGGCGCTTGATCGGGAGCTTGGCCTGCTCTCGCAGGTGAATGCTGGAGATCTGCTGGAACGGTTCTCGAATGCCTCCACCTGGGTGCGCGACAGACGCGTGCAGGTCGACGAGCAAGGTGGTTATACCGGGGTGACTGCTGGTCTGGACATGCGCGGATTTCTGCTGGTGAACTGTGATGACGGCAAGCAGCGCACGGTACTCTCAGGCGGAGTACGCTAACAGGAAAGATGCGGAATTACTTCAATTACTTCACGGAGATCGAAGAGCGCTTTCAGCAGCGGCGAGGATCGTTGTTGATGCTCTCAACACTTGACTGGGCCCTGATTGAGACCTGGCGCGAGGCAGGCATTCCGCTGGAGGCAGTGCTGCGCGGTATCGACAATGCCTTCGATAAGTACGATGACCGGACACGACGATCCACAGGCCGCCTGCGTAAGGTCAACGGTTTGGCCTGGTGTGCCCAGAGTGTGATGGAAGCTGTCGAGCAGGCCATGGAGGCCGCGATAGGTGCTGCCCCATCCGAGGAGAATGAGCAGGAGAGCGGTTTTGAAAATGAGCGCGTCGCGAAGTATCTGGAAGAGAATGCCCAGGTGCTCGCATCGGCAAAGATCGAGCCACCTGCTGATGCAGTGATAACAGAGACCGCGACGCGTCTACGAGCGCTGGCCTCCGGCTTGCGACTGGATGCGTCTACTTCACTGGAAGATCTGGATCGTACTCTGACCGTACTGGAAGAAAAGGTCTTCGCAGCGTTAATGACGGCGGCAAATGAGGAACAGCTTACGGCATTGCGAGAACAAGCATCACGCGAGCTGGCTCCCTATCGAGGAAAGATGCAGGCCGTGCAGATCAAACAGGTACAACAGCAGTTTTTGCAGAAGAAACTATTGGAGGCCCGCAACCTGCCTCGTCTGAGTCTCTTTTATATGCGTCTTGATGGATGAAGCTCTCGATCGAAAAAGTCGTGTATGGCGGCGCAGGAATTGCTTCTGCGAATGGGGGAAAAACTGTCTTTGTTCCCTTTACGCTTCCCGGCGAACAAATTGAAGCAAAGATCACAGAGGAATACGGCAATCGGCAGGAAGCAACTCTGGCGCGTATCGAAAGCCCTTCTCCTGACCGCATTGCTCCGCGATGCATTCATTTTGGACTATGCGGCGGATGCCAGTATCAACATGCCTCCTACACCGCGCAGCTTCAGATAAAAAAAGAGATTCTGCAGGAAACGCTCGAACGCGCTGGACTGAACGAACTGCCCCCGATTGAGACTCACGCAGCTGAGCCTTGGGAATATCGCAATCGCATTCGTCTACGTGCAATGGCTGTTGAAGGCAAGCTACGTGTAGGTTATCTGCGCCGCGGATCGACAGAGTTTCTACCGATCGAGACGTGCCCAATCTCCGCTCCAATTTTATTGAGAGCAGCAGAAGTGTTCATGTCACTGGCAGAAGACTTTCCATCATGGACCCGCGCAGTAGAAGAGGTTGAGTTTTTTACCAGCGGGGATGAGCGGAAGCTCCAGATGACGCTCCTTGTTCGCACACCGCCGATCAAAGGATTCGCTGGATTTTGCGAAGCGATGCAGCAACAGCTTCCTGAACTAGCGGGGGCAGGCGTGCAAGTAATCGAAAGCGTGACTCGCGGAAGAAAATCTATACGTACACAAGCGGGCGCATCGTGGGGAGCGGCGGGACTGCAATATACGACCGGTGAAGAAACATACTGGGTCAGCCGCGGCAGCTTCTTCCAAGTGAACCGTTCACTTCTCGCGCGGTTGGTCGAGTTGGTCACAGCAGGACGAAGCGGGGAGATCGCTTGGGACTTGTACGCTGGAGTCGGCCTGTTTGCTCGCGTGCTTGCGAAACAGTTCGATGAGGTGGTCGCCGTTGAAGCAGCGGGGGGCGATCTGGCAACCAATCTTCGCGGCTCGAACGCGCGTGCAGTTGCTGCAACAACAGTGGAGTTTCTGCGGCAGGCAGCGCTTGAGAGGGACCGACCAGACCTGATCGTGATGGATCCGCCGCGCGCCGGCGTCGGCTCGGAGGTTTGCTCCTTGTTGAGCCGCATCAAGGCTCCAGAGATTGTTTATGTCTCCTGCGACCCTACGACGCTGGGGAGAGATCTGCGCCTGATGATAGACTCCGGCTACAGACTCAACCAACTGCATCTGGTCGATATGTTTCCGCAGACCTTCCATCAGGAGACGGTGGCGGTGCTCGGCCGCTGATGCAGAGATAGCGCAGGAGCGGGATTCTGGCGGGCCACGCAGAGAGATTTTGGGCCACGGAGACGGTCGAGCAGCTTGAATTGCGGCGAGCTCCGCTGCTTGCTGCAGCCTGCTGGTTTGCTCTCGGGATTGCAATTGCTCGCCACTGGCTGCCCTCGGCTGTACTGATACTGGCGATCGTATTCCTTGCCATATTTACTTGGCTCGCCCTTCGGTGGGCGTTCCGTATTGCTATTGTTCCGGTAGCGGCGATCTGGATCACAGCAGGGTTCTGGTGTTGGCAGATCCGACCTGTACCGCAGGTGCAACGTGCGCTTCAGCCATATGCAGATGGCTTGAGTCGAAATGTAAGAGGGCGCGTGGTCAGAGTCCGCCCGCTTGCGCCACGAACAAAATCGACCGATCAGGACAACGACCCTGCCTGGTGGATTGAGCGCGAACCACAAGCCGCAGATGCGCTTTCGGTAGATATCGCTGTCGAGGCAATTGAGGATGTAACACCTGACGTCTCGCGCATGGTTCCGATGAGCGGCGGCGTAAGAGTCACGATCCTGTCGCAGGACCATCCGCTCCCCACTCTGCGCTGCGGAGATACGATCGAGATACCGTTGCGCTTGAAGGTCCCGGAACGATATCGCGATCCGGGAGCGTGGCAGTATGCCGACTATCTTCTCTCGCAAGGCATCTCCATGCACGCAAACGTTCGAGCCAACAGGGTCCAGGCCGTTTCGGGCGGAACAGGTAATCTGCAGTGCAGACTATACAGCGCGCAGACG
This portion of the Edaphobacter sp. 4G125 genome encodes:
- the nadC gene encoding carboxylating nicotinate-nucleotide diphosphorylase; protein product: MDWKSKRIRTILEAALAEDKVANDITTALTIDPKLRATGTILAKQACVVSGLGCIPVILDIYGKMSSIPVGRFEVVSHPEIFDGVKVRAGQPLAVIRHNAAALLSTERVILNLMQRMCGIATLTHEFVTAVAKTKTKVLDTRKTIPGLRILDKYAVSCGGGVNHRLDLQDGILIKNNHISLGGGLSTVLEKAMRGHKPGQVVQVEVRSETELEQAIEGGAESILLDNMTPAQTKKAVKKIRAALPETKIESSGSMNLKTVRKYALAGVDFISVGALTHSATAVDLSMRITADVF
- a CDS encoding biotin--[acetyl-CoA-carboxylase] ligase, which codes for MFDLEEVETGLTGTRFAGQVKHFPSVSSTNTLALEAAQAGIRTGVWFADEQTAGRGRGGHHWHSVAGDGLYMSALVAPALPVSKALWISLATGLATQQAIQEVTGLRTDIRWPNDLLVHEKKCCGILVETTVAQTEAEAMLRYAVIGIGINLNHASFPDEIARYATSLRIEGGKHVRRETILVALLRALDRELGLLSQVNAGDLLERFSNASTWVRDRRVQVDEQGGYTGVTAGLDMRGFLLVNCDDGKQRTVLSGGVR
- the rlmD gene encoding 23S rRNA (uracil(1939)-C(5))-methyltransferase RlmD, with the translated sequence MKLSIEKVVYGGAGIASANGGKTVFVPFTLPGEQIEAKITEEYGNRQEATLARIESPSPDRIAPRCIHFGLCGGCQYQHASYTAQLQIKKEILQETLERAGLNELPPIETHAAEPWEYRNRIRLRAMAVEGKLRVGYLRRGSTEFLPIETCPISAPILLRAAEVFMSLAEDFPSWTRAVEEVEFFTSGDERKLQMTLLVRTPPIKGFAGFCEAMQQQLPELAGAGVQVIESVTRGRKSIRTQAGASWGAAGLQYTTGEETYWVSRGSFFQVNRSLLARLVELVTAGRSGEIAWDLYAGVGLFARVLAKQFDEVVAVEAAGGDLATNLRGSNARAVAATTVEFLRQAALERDRPDLIVMDPPRAGVGSEVCSLLSRIKAPEIVYVSCDPTTLGRDLRLMIDSGYRLNQLHLVDMFPQTFHQETVAVLGR